GGATTGAAGAACCCTCAGTTTCCTTGGGAATTGAAAGggttgagatttctgaaatcccaacaaaccaaacccatcacaagtttggtgttttttttttttaaccaataaAGAATTAGGTGATATTAGTTTTTCAGAAATAGACGATGTAAAGAACAAGTCTCACCTTCAATCCCAAAGGAGAGGGGCCTAccacactctgggaacccaccgcccgtccccttATCGTaaaattttattgatgaaaaagttaaaattacaaaaacatgGGACAAAAATGTACCCCCAAGTACAAAGcgcagaaaaataaaagatggaaAAACTGAATTCCATGTGCCACTCTAAAAATGTTACAAAAAAACCATAAACAGTGGTGCTGCAGTAAATCCTTGCTTCAATGGAACCATGAGTCCACCAACTTTTAAGTATCACGCTGATGGGGAAAACACAAGTCATCCATTCGAAGAAAAAGGGAGAGAGTAGGCGGTGGAGCCGCATACCATACCAACGAAGAAGAAGCCAAACCCAAGTTCGCCATTGTGTCTGCAACAGTATTCCCTTCACGAAGTTTGGTGTTTTTCTTTTCGATTTTCTAACATTAACGAAAATGGGTAAGAACATTACAGAAAGATGGCAActttcacaatcaaaatttaCTTTGGAGGAGGAAAGTTTAGCTGTGTCTTCAATAAACACCATGAGACTCGGATATTGATCAGTCTTTGGCGAACCTCTCTCACCACCTAATTTTCAAAGATGCATGCTATTGATGTtcttaaaaaaattttaattgggAAGGTAGAGCTGACCAAAAAGATTTTGGAGTTGATAATTTGATGGCTTACACTGGTTATTCCAACTCCTGAGCTACCTTTCCTTTCTGTATGTTTCTCACAACCAAGATTTTCATCTGTCATTATACTCAAGTAGGTACAGTGTACATCCATTTCCCTCTTTATTACTAGTGCACTAAACCAAATCACAATCAACCACTCTTCCATATATAGCTTGCATGCTTTAACTACCTAATACATTTATAGTGCTAACAATTGAACTAGACCCAGAAACGTCAAGCCACAGCACCACTAAGTTTCCGACATGGGAAGCCTTCCGGTAAATCTTTCTGTTCTTTACCTTTTCTGTTTCCTGGTATCCATTTTAGATTCTCATATTAGTTTGCTAAATGTACAGTACAAACTCTTGTGCtaatttttgttcttgtttgtgTTGGCTTGTGATTTTAGTTTACTACCTCTGATCTTCACACAAGCACCGGCGGACTTGTGAGCAGCCCGACATTGCTATGTACACCCCTAATGGGAACCACAGTGGACCAAATGCTGATTGAGATGCACAAGGCTAAGGAAATTGGTTCTGATATTGTGGAGATCAGGCTTGACTGTTTGAGAAACTTTAACCCAAGTTCAGATCTTCAAATTCTTATCAAGCAGAGTCCTCTGCCTACTCTTGTCACCTACAGGTAATGAACACTTGAGCAACATGTAATCAAGGCTGAAACATAACCGGGGTTTTTATGTTTTGTCAAGTACTTACAGTTTTAATGCAACTCTTCAGGCCAGTTTGGGAAGGCGGTCAATATGAAGGCGATGAAACCAAGCGACAAGATGCTCTTCGGTCAGCAATGGAATTGGGAGCTAACTATATTGATATTGAGCTTGAGGTACCTACCTAGCTACATATGTTGTTAACTATCCATCACATAAAACTTAACCTATATACCATCACCATGTTAGACCCTTTTTTCTTGCACTGAAATGATAACAGTGAATTATGCCAAGTATGTTGTGACATGTTACTTAGAGTTTATATTTGCCTATTTTCACAGGTTGCCCATGACTTCAACAATTCTATCTATGAAAAGAAGCCTGACAACTTCAAAGTCATTGTTTCTTCTCACAACTTTCACAACACTCCATCCTCCGAGGCAATCGGAAATCTTGTGGCTAGAATCCAAGCCACTGGAGCTGACATTGTGAAAATTGCAACTACTGCATTAGACATTACAGATTGTGCCAGAATTTTCCAGATTACCGTGCATTCACAGGTAAGCCATAAAGCCAATTTCAGTGTTAAAGGAATTTTATCATGTCCTTACTTTTATATATGGACTTGCAAGTGACATGTTTCTGAATTTGTGACCAGGTCCCAACAATAGGTATTGTTATGGGAGAGAGAGGTTTGATTTCACGACTACTTAGCCCCAAGTTTGGTGGATTTCTTACCTATGGTGCACTAGAAGCCGGTGCTATATCAGCTCCTGGGCAACCAACTGCGAGAGACTTGCTGGATTTATACAACTTCAGACTCATTAGACCTGATACCAAAGTATATGGGATTATTGGGAAGCCTGTTGGTCACAGCAAGAGTCCTCTACTATTCAATGCAGCATTCAAGTCAGTTGGCCTTAATGCAGTTTATGTTCATTTTCTGGTGGATGATGTCGAGAAGTTTTTCAACACATATTCATCCGTTGATTTTTCGGGATGCAGGTATAATCCCCTTTCAGAATGCTTACTATAGTATGTCATTTCTCATAGTCCATAACTTGCTTTAAAAACTTGGGGGTCTCACTTTTTGGACTTCATATGCATCATTGAAGGTTTTCTAGTTAAGAAATTAGTGCTTGGCAAGTAACTTATCTAATTTGAAACACAGTTGTACTATTCCACATAAGGAGGCAGCACTCAAATGCATGGATGAGATTGATTCCATTGCCAAGGTATTTAATAAGTTTCACCTTGCATCCCTTGTTTAGATATATATTGGCATATGAATCGGAAGTTGATTTACATTACTTATTTGTTTGTTACAGAAAATTGGAGCTATCAACAACATTGTCAGGAAGCCTGATGGGAGGTTAGTTGCTTTCAACACCGACTACATTGGCTCCATCAGTGGCATTGAGGACGGACTACGAGGTCTAATCATATTTTCCTTGCCCCTAAACTAATCCAATTATCTCTATAAAATATCTGATAAGGTGTCTCTAAcaaatttcttccttttttacaGGTTTGAACGGCGCCATTCCTGCTGGTAAATCACCCCTGGCTGGAAAGTTGTTTGTGGTCTTGGGAGCCGGTGGTGCTGGCAAGTCACTTGTGTATGGTGCTGCACAGAAAGGAGCAAGAGTTGTATGTGCCAACCGGACATATGGTAAACATTCTAGAACTGCACTTATGAATATGCAAAGTCAGTTtctaattaatttcattttgctAATTCATGTTGTATGTCTATTGCAGAAAGAGCTAAGGAGCTGGCTGACAAAGTTGGGGGAAAAGCTATGACTCTTGAAGAAGTTGAAAATTTCCACCCGGAAGAGGGAATGATTCTTGCCAACACTACATCTGTGGGAATGAAGCCTAATGTTGATGATACCCCTATCTCCAAGGTCAGTGTTTCCTCTCGAATTTTTATTTCAACTTAAAAGacttcatgtcatcaacataaatgctCAAgaagtttcttttttatttcctgCAGCAAGCTCTGAAACACTATTGCTTAGTTTTTGATGCTATCTATACACCCAAAGAGACTAGACTCCTCCGGGAAGCAAAAGAGACTGGAGCAGAGGTTGTATATGGTACAGAGATGTTGATCAGGCAAGGGTTTGAACAATACAAGAACTTCACTGGTTTGCCAGGTAAACGGAACAAGTTTAATTTACTAAATTAATGTTATTGTCTAaattccaaattcccattaatgGGTGTTACTATTTAGTATTTACTAACTTATTCTCTGTTTTTCGGTTTTGTTTAATTGCAGCACCTGAAGAATTGTTTAGGGAGCTCATGGAGAAGCATGCATAAGAGAGAAGACTTGAGTTGCACCCACACTTCTATAGTTCTACTGTTGTATCTGATTCTATGCTTTGAGAGCAGATTTTTCTTTAGATTTTGCCATAATGTGATAAAGCTTTGAATTTGTTGTATGAATAACAACTTCATTTTCATCAATGAAATGCTTTAGAAAAATGGATTGCAGTTGGCAAGCATTTGAAATTCAAGCAATGAGAAAATAACCTTAATAATAACACGAACAGTTGATGacaagtaaaaacaaaaaacccatgTGGGATTAATCACATGATTGTTATTCAAAGATCTCTTACTTCTTATAATATATGTCCATATGGAGTCAATAATGCCATTGAAAAAAGATAGCTGCTCTCATTTAAATATCTGCATAAATATCTTTAAAGCAGCTTAAAGATTCACTGAAAGCTCAGTCATACTTGCCAAATCACAAACCTATCAACCTGGTCCTCTCTTGCATGTTGATGATGTGAGAATTGACTTCTGGGGAAAATTAGATATGCTAATACACAGAAGGTTTGGTTGGATCTTCTCAATAAAAAAGGAGCAGATGTAAGATGTTCAAATTGTTTTAAGTTTTAGGTAAATCGATTAATACACAGAAGGTTTTGTTATAGTATCGAACAATGTGAACATGCAAAAACTACTATGGTACTAATTGATTTACCTTAAAGcttcgtttggttcacggaaaggaaAGTCTTTCCCATGGGgagggaaatgaaatttttcaagaactttttattccgatgtttggtaacatTAGGAAAGTTAtaaggaaagttgttaaaatatttgtaattaatgcaataaaataatgtattgtgagtaataaatgtaaGAAAATAATGGAAGAAAGTGAtttctgttcaagtaaatctagaatatgttcaagtaaatctagaatatgtgtctgacacaaactctaggttatttgacttagttgtaatagagttttgaattagagatattgtcggagatattcatagatatccgattaattgtacgattatctttccttgtacaactctgattctatgtcttataatcctctatataaagaggcccttattatcaatgaaagtacgactcgattctctcccaatttcagttttccttaaacacgttatcagcacgaagtcctaactctgaaacaaatagccaaactttgattcaagaagcaaaaaccctaaaatccaaatacaaaTCCTTGAAACCTTTTCTGCCTCGGCCACATAACTTGAAGCCCTCGACCCAGAACAGggcggaaacctaccgaaccggcggcagaaccaccagaacagggcggaaacctaccgaaccggccatcgGAATTTCCAAACCACCCGCAGCAAATACTTTACCGGTTCACCAAGTTTCGGACCTCCTATttctaccaaatttttccaGCAATAGCCCTTCGATCTCAGAATCCAGGAAccagaagaaaattttcaaaaacatgCCTAAAACTTGCTAAACCTGCCAACTGAAAGTCTGGCAAAAAAACcggcagaaggaaaagaaaaagaaaaaaagggaggaAGGAGAAGCCCACTGCAACTGGCCCAAGGCGCAACCCAGAAGCCCAAGCCACTGCAACGTCATCACGCCACTTCAGCGTCAGCAAGCCGTTAGCAGTCAGGACCCACAGCCACGTCATCACTGGACCCATAGCCACGTCAGCAGCGGcccccactgccacatcagcacggACCCACTGTCCATGTCAACGTCGGTTGACCGTTTCCAGTCaactttccggccactttttccGATCAAATTTTCCGGTGAcctattttgaggtattttttactaataGTTCCcgtttttatttcttcttattTGGATATTgtaacaagctccaagcttggagtgagcacgaacccccacaattcTGCTTGGGTCTCCCctctgatgaagaaaggggggatagaagaagggagtttgtagagaatttaagATCGACCAcgtacgtcattgtttcgatctaatcccatacctcttggaattgaatttcttgtaagcgattacgctcagaaattttatatgttttcgtggtagctt
Above is a genomic segment from Rosa chinensis cultivar Old Blush chromosome 3, RchiOBHm-V2, whole genome shotgun sequence containing:
- the LOC112191939 gene encoding bifunctional 3-dehydroquinate dehydratase/shikimate dehydrogenase, chloroplastic, encoding MGSLPFTTSDLHTSTGGLVSSPTLLCTPLMGTTVDQMLIEMHKAKEIGSDIVEIRLDCLRNFNPSSDLQILIKQSPLPTLVTYRPVWEGGQYEGDETKRQDALRSAMELGANYIDIELEVAHDFNNSIYEKKPDNFKVIVSSHNFHNTPSSEAIGNLVARIQATGADIVKIATTALDITDCARIFQITVHSQVPTIGIVMGERGLISRLLSPKFGGFLTYGALEAGAISAPGQPTARDLLDLYNFRLIRPDTKVYGIIGKPVGHSKSPLLFNAAFKSVGLNAVYVHFLVDDVEKFFNTYSSVDFSGCSCTIPHKEAALKCMDEIDSIAKKIGAINNIVRKPDGRLVAFNTDYIGSISGIEDGLRGLNGAIPAGKSPLAGKLFVVLGAGGAGKSLVYGAAQKGARVVCANRTYERAKELADKVGGKAMTLEEVENFHPEEGMILANTTSVGMKPNVDDTPISKQALKHYCLVFDAIYTPKETRLLREAKETGAEVVYGTEMLIRQGFEQYKNFTGLPAPEELFRELMEKHA